One Suricata suricatta isolate VVHF042 chromosome X, meerkat_22Aug2017_6uvM2_HiC, whole genome shotgun sequence genomic region harbors:
- the NEXMIF gene encoding neurite extension and migration factor, which yields MDNQQDKAVLASANGENTLINGVKENDSEDQDVAMKSFEALEAAAPIQPIPGVQKESLMYPRGLLPLASKKPCMQSPPSPLGLIEAPEHAANSASVNAISLTSGVTKGLHTWSLPNECDKAPFAIMEPAGMSALNGDCLMQPSRTCLGCFMESKDAVDPEPGISLKVGDLNKDYETCAVSDIGIQCINAGESMKYGEQLLSDQLLGFPLHKSRAGEKREVEKSDIDLEDPAQKSYYEALLLDKCNTEEALLANSNQDWGYFETFISESKIELLDLCSKNELSVNLFSEEDVDNYMFDDDESTLGSDVCSLKIRYESFQDNVRDKTTLLMQEDAQFNFFPSVFTTCPKRESKSGVLKQNSDLSQFKVPDVNIIWGEEDKNLDKKKGKEDGQENKCVEKKGEKDNGEKFALNKPCSGTEVGQFKNPKQGHLANSMEASGNFSDDSSFIEVSYDAMGEIKDCSRYMARDTNSGSSSSQQNYGLRAKRKVRYSEDYLYDVDSLEGEKVNERKEWLPGGSKEEDDDEWCPKKRRKVTRKEPPVIIKYIIINRFKGEKNMLVKLGRVDSSETTVNLSENQLNKYAKLAPLKGFWQKKKKQRNSNINSNKTPLCQKQNFEPGSFEVSFLPPARKRKSKLGNRHRIQRIPSVETSASGKQISFCIDQRQASTHKVDGDMKGTLKSPPLAVPSCANGSHLNDITGPDSVKVKAQDAGFKGPERKVLNKIKFKSEARLKSKKIKAGQESKPVVQMSPLLEDQSSTANLKNEAIPGTSNSSHLSEFHEAKVAKNSTFLPTTCSSEMPLSSANVATSIPVIPGGYLQTLLDASDLSNNTGISYFAHHSPEQNESSLTQTEKSFVPLQPAQDCVLPSPSESELQQSSQNFKMESNNYGNVWPNKPTSGPQEFMAEVSREIAPTQSNEFGVSQVVSMENNLTSTTYNRICLSSGGSNCNKVLYPTVQDTQLPSDDSYQLCHFNNGEMCFPFQQGPANMDDDRLFSFDSVTPLSVNSSNYCSLSLKSCEKDGDDDITDDFLAHCSPKLVIQQSIDEITPLKESTDLLDISNFTPDKFRHSSLSEVSPPDTPSLSPQITRCESIKTLGALKGFQEGIPGPLVNMEKIKWDCSTLSRQVQVDDGFTLNNHQFQFHMFNDEDSVSLLQKTPCLSAYNDPSAQMSTNNKVSKSRKKSSPSRSGALNQSSSQKNTRKKTLKANNKGIEKPPGKTSRQTPKSSKKGKYIAAVNGEKMQIGIGRGGGQINSISPTGKTLAECIQHGGSVASMKMPAQKGLSGDWALGKESSPGWSDINMCTNTNSLLDDDQREFQEPSYILSNIASGMADVQRFMMASIEPLWEPMEHHGDPNIFCSPESNSLKLKTLKILAGTPQESKKKVNSGSPGGTKNHRSIKGVSKSNGKAAIGDPGRANMHGYEDSRSAFFDKKYSNLSTLGNNGPTHKKLYRHKSSSKALRDEKCKGKCVEREQVHKDEAGTASFEKLRDSDYNLLKAETAFWVLPVFEEETHIFQKDI from the exons ATGGATAACCAACAAGATAAGGCTGTTCTTGCCTCAGCCAATGGAGAAAACACTCTGATTAATGGAGTCAAAGAAAATG atTCAGAGGACCAAGATGTGGCAATGAAGTCATTTGAAGCTCTAGAAGCTGCTGCACCAATCCAGCCTATACCAGGGGTTCAAAAAGAGTCCCTGATGTATCCCAGGGGTCTCTTGCCTCTGGCTTCTAAGAAACCCTGTATGCAGAGCCCTCCATCTCCTTTGGGCCTAATTGAAGCACCTGAGCATGCTGCTAATAGTGCTTCTGTGAATGCCATCTCCCTTACATCTGGTGTTACAAAAGGCCTGCATACATGGTCACTGCCCAATGAGTGTGATAAAGCTCCATTTGCCATAATGGAGCCTGCGGGCATGTCAGCTCTGAATGGGGACTGCCTCATGCAGCCAAGTCGGACTTGTTTGGGCTGCTTCATGGAATCAAAGGATGCAGTAGATCCTGAGCCAGGGATCAGTCTGAAAGTTGGTGATCTAAATAAAGATTATGAAACCTGTGCAGTCTCTGATATAGGGATTCAGTGTATTAATGCTggagaaagcatgaaatatgGAGAGCAGCTGCTTTCAGACCAGCTCCTAGGCTTCCCCTTGCACAAATCAAGGGCAGGAGAAAAACGAGAAGTTGAGAAATCTGACATCGACTTGGAGGATCCAGCTCAGAAAAGTTATTATGAGGCATTACTGTTAGACAAGTGTAATACAGAAGAGGCTTTGCTGGCAAATTCCAATCAGGATTGGGGTTACTTTGAGACATTCATTAGTGAGAGTAAGATTGAACTGCTTGACCTCTGTTCCAAAAATGAGCTGTCTGTCAACTTATTCTCTGAAGAAGATGTGGACAACTACATGTTTGATGATGATGAGTCAACACTGGGCAGTGATGTCTGTTCCTTGAAAATTCGATATGAGTCCTTCCAGGACAATGTTCGAGACAAGACCACCCTTCTAATGCAGGAGGACGCCCAATTCAACTTTTTCCCCAGTGTCTTTACTACTTGCCCCAAACGGGAGTCTAAGAGTGGGGTTTTGAAGCAGAACAGTGATCTTTCCCAATTCAAGGTCCCTGATGTGAACATCATCTGGGGGGAGGAGGATAAAAACTTGGacaagaaaaaaggcaaagaagatgGACAGGAAAACAAGTGtgtagagaaaaaaggggaaaaggataATGGAGAAAAATTTGCCTTAAATAAACCATGCAGTGGGACTGAAGTAGGGCAATttaagaatccaaagcagggccaTCTTGCTAATTCCATGGAGGCATCAGGGAATTTCAGTGATGACAGTTCCTTCATTGAGGTCTCTTATGATGCCATGGGGGAGATCAAGGACTGTAGCCGCTATATGGCTCGGGACACTAATTCTGGCAGCTCTTCCTCCCAGCAGAACTATGGTCTTCGAGCCAAGAGAAAAGTCAGGTATAGTGAAGATTATCTATATGACGTTGACTCACTAGAGGGTGAAAAAGTAAATGAGAGGAAGGAATGGTTGCCAGGTGGTTCCAAagaggaagatgatgatgaaTGGTGTcctaaaaagagaagaaaagtaaccCGTAAGGAGCCCCCTGttattatcaaatatatcatCATCAATCGCTTTAAAGGTGAGAAGAACATGCTGGTGAAGTTGGGTAGGGTAGATTCCAGTGAGACAACAGTGAATTTGAGTGAGAACCAGCTCAACAAATATGCCAAGCTGGCCCCCTTGAAGGGCTTctggcagaagaagaaaaaacagagaaatagcaACATTAACTCCAACAAAACACCCTTAtgccaaaaacaaaactttgaacCAGGTAGCTTTGAGGTGTCATTCCTGCCACCTGCTCGCAAACGAAAATCTAAACTTGGCAACAGGCACAGGATTCAAAGAATCCCATCCGTGGAAACTTCGGCAAGTGGTAAGCAAATTTCATTCTGCATTGATCAGAGGCAAGCTTCTACTCATAAAGTAGATGGAGACATGAAAGGTACACTAAAATCACCACCTCTGGCAGTCCCCAGCTGTGCAAATGGATCACATCTAAATGACATTACAGGCCCTGACTCAGTGAAAGTCAAAGCCCAAGATGCAGGATTCAAGGGGCCAGAGAGGAAAGTGCTcaacaaaatcaaatttaaaagtgAAGCCAGATTAAAATccaagaaaatcaaagctgggcAAGAAAGCAAGCCAGTTGTTCAAATGAGCCCTCTTTTGGAAGATCAATCATCTACAGCTAATTTAAAGAATGAAGCTATTCCTGGGACTTCAAATAGTTCTCATCTATCTGAATTTCATGAGGCAAAGGTTGCCAAGAATTCTACTTTCTTACCAACCACCTGCTCTTCTGAAATGCCTCTATCATCTGCTAATGTTGCCACCAGTATACCTGTTATCCCTGGAGGGTATCTGCAGACATTGTTAGATGCTTCTGACTTGTCAAATAATACTGGTATATCGTACTTTGCTCACCATTCTCCAGAGCAAAATGAAAGCAGCCTCAcccaaacagaaaaatcatttgtgcCTCTCCAGCCTGCCCAGGACTGTGTGCTTCCTTCACCCTCTGAGTCTGAGCTACAGCAGTCATCCCAAAACTTCAAAATGGAATCAAACAACTATGGAAATGTGTGGCCCAATAAACCTACTTCTGGCCCCCAGGAATTCATGGCTGAAGTCTCAAGAGAGATAGCTCCAACACAATCCAATGAATTTGGAGTCTCTCAAGTAGTCTCCATGGAAAATAACCTCACATCTACAACATACAATCGAATCTGCCTCAGTAGTGGTGGCAGTAATTGCAACAAGGTCTTATATCCCACTGTACAAGACACTCAGCTCCCATCTGACGACTCTTATCAATTATGTCACTTTAATAATGGAGAgatgtgttttcctttccagCAGGGTCCAGCCAATATGGATGACGACCGGCTCTTCAGCTTCGATTCAGTGACCCCACTCTCTGTCAACTCAAGCAATTATTGCTCCTTAAGCTTGAAGTCCTGTGAAaaggatggtgatgatgatattaCTGATGACTTCCTGGCCCATTGCAGCCCCAAACTAGTGATCCAACAGAGCATTGATGAGATAACACCATTAAAGGAGTCCACTGACCTCCTGGATATCTCCAACTTCACTCCTGACAAATTCCGCCACTCTTCTCTTTCAGAGGTGTCTCCACCTGACACCCCCAGTCTTTCCCCTCAAATTACCAGGTGTGAGAGTATTAAGACACTAGGAGCACTGAAGGGGTTTCAAGAGGGCATCCCAGGACCATTGGTCAACATGGAGAAAATCAAGTGGGACTGCAGTACCCTTTCACGACAGGTCCAAGTGGATGATGGATTTACTTTAAATAACCATCAGTTTCAGTTCCATATGTTCAATGATGAGGATTCTGTCAGTCTTCTCCAAAAAACCCCTTGCTTATCAGCGTACAATGATCCATCTGCTCAAATGAGTACTAACAACAAAGTGTCAAAGTCAAGAAAGAAAAGTTCACCCAGCAGGAGTGGGGCTCTGAACCAAAGCTCTTCTCAGAAAAACACCAGGAAAAAAACACTCAAAGCCAACAACAAAGGGATAGAAAAGCCACCTGGCAAAACCTCCCGCCAGACCCCTAAATCatcaaagaaagggaaatacatAGCTGCAGTCAAtggagagaaaatgcaaattggCATAGGCCGTGGAGGAGGCCAAATCAATAGCATATCCCCCACAGGAAAGACATTGGCAGAATGTATCCAACATGGTGGCTCTGTGGCCTCTATGAAGATGCCAGCACAAAAGGGACTTTCTGGAGATTGGGCTTTGGGGAAGGAGAGTAGCCCAGGCTGGAGCGACATAAACATGTGCACGAACACCAATAGCCTCCTTGATGATGACCAACGGGAATTTCAGGAGCCTTCCTATATCTTGTCTAACATTGCCTCTGGTATGGCAGATGTGCAGAGGTTCATGATGGCCTCCATAGAGCCCCTTTGGGAACCCATGGAACACCATGGAGACCCCAACATATTCTGCTCCCCTGAGTCCAatagtctaaaattaaaaaccctcaaaatattGGCTGGGACACCACAGGAATCTAAGAAAAAAGTCAATAGTGGGTCCCCAGGAGGCACTAAGAATCACAGGTCCATCAAGGGTGTGAGCAAAAGCAATGGGAAAGCAGCAATAGGTGATCCTGGTCGTGCAAATATGCATGGTTATGAGGACTCTCGCTCTGCCTTCTTTGATAAAAAGTATAGTAACCTGAGCACTTTAGGCAATAATGGACCAACACACAAAAAGTTATATCGTCACAAATCCAGCTCCAAGGCCCTGAGAGATGAGAAGTGTAAGGGGAAATGCGTGGAGCGAGAACAGGTCCACAAGGATGAGGCTGGGACAGCTTCTTTTGAAAAACTGAG GGATTCCGACTACAATCTCCTAAAAGCAGAAACAGCATTTTGGGTTTTACCTGTGTTTGAAGAAGAAACTCACATTTTCCAGAAAGACATTtga